A single genomic interval of Streptomyces graminofaciens harbors:
- a CDS encoding SDR family NAD(P)-dependent oxidoreductase, giving the protein MELRDGQVAVVTGAASGLGLAMARRFAAEGLKVILADVEKGALEKAASALRADGAEAHARVVDVGVREQVLDLAGFAYDTYGAVHVLCNNAGVGSGAEGRMWEHEPNDWKWAFEVNVWGVFHGVQAFVPHMIKSGQPGHVVNTSSGDGGIAPLPTASVYAVTKAAVVTMTESLYAHLRAEHARVGASVLFPGPHMLRTGLWESHRNRPERYAKERPRRTPYRSLDQWEAAMRAAGREVRFTPVEEVAEFVVAGIRADRFWLLPPSEHSDTQIRARARSMLDRANPSYLESFILD; this is encoded by the coding sequence ATGGAGTTGAGAGACGGCCAGGTCGCCGTCGTCACCGGCGCGGCGAGCGGGCTCGGGCTGGCGATGGCCCGGCGGTTCGCGGCCGAGGGACTGAAGGTGATCCTCGCGGACGTCGAAAAGGGCGCACTGGAGAAGGCGGCGTCGGCGCTGCGCGCGGACGGGGCCGAGGCGCACGCGCGCGTGGTCGACGTCGGCGTCCGCGAACAGGTCCTGGACCTCGCCGGGTTCGCGTACGACACGTACGGCGCCGTCCATGTCCTGTGCAACAACGCCGGGGTCGGCTCGGGTGCCGAGGGCCGGATGTGGGAGCACGAGCCGAACGACTGGAAGTGGGCCTTCGAGGTCAATGTTTGGGGTGTTTTCCACGGCGTCCAGGCGTTCGTCCCGCACATGATCAAGTCGGGTCAGCCCGGTCATGTGGTCAATACGTCCTCCGGCGACGGCGGTATCGCCCCGCTTCCCACCGCCTCCGTGTACGCGGTCACCAAGGCGGCCGTCGTGACGATGACCGAGTCCCTGTACGCGCATCTGCGGGCGGAGCACGCGCGCGTGGGCGCCTCCGTGCTCTTCCCCGGCCCGCACATGCTGCGTACGGGCCTGTGGGAGTCGCACCGCAACCGGCCGGAGCGGTACGCCAAGGAACGGCCGCGCCGGACGCCGTACCGCAGCCTCGACCAGTGGGAGGCGGCGATGCGAGCGGCGGGCCGGGAGGTCCGGTTCACGCCGGTGGAGGAGGTCGCGGAGTTTGTCGTGGCCGGTATCCGCGCGGACCGCTTCTGGCTGCTGCCGCCGAGCGAGCACAGCGACACGCAGATCAGGGCACGGGCGCGGTCGATGCTGGACCGCGCGAACCCGTCGTACCTCGAAAGCTTCATCCTGGACTGA
- a CDS encoding acetoacetate decarboxylase family protein, with product MARVRYGARTEAETAAARAASTRLPDIWSTGVVAVWESDPDVVAAVLPPPLKPTSRPLVRVNISKVELPGYPLGAGSFAVAAAHDGVEGWYPLVMPMTHERALIGGREVFGEPKKLGEVVVERDGPDVRAYFARHGIRFVEVRGTVDGVLPLPEPARKTDFYFKFLPAVDGSGFDADPVLVHCERNERLRGLERVTGEVVLRESPYAPVADLPVRRLLGITLGEKTGDQRGRVAERVDGRALLPYIHQRYDDPRQILDAPPEPSQGSARWS from the coding sequence ATGGCACGCGTACGGTACGGGGCGCGCACCGAGGCGGAGACCGCCGCCGCGCGCGCCGCGAGCACGAGGCTCCCGGACATCTGGTCCACCGGTGTGGTGGCCGTCTGGGAGAGCGACCCCGACGTGGTCGCGGCGGTGCTGCCGCCGCCGCTGAAACCCACGTCCCGGCCGCTGGTCCGCGTCAACATCAGCAAGGTCGAACTGCCCGGATATCCGCTGGGCGCGGGCTCGTTCGCGGTCGCCGCCGCGCACGACGGCGTCGAGGGCTGGTATCCGCTCGTCATGCCGATGACCCACGAGCGGGCGCTGATCGGCGGCCGTGAGGTGTTCGGCGAGCCCAAGAAGCTCGGCGAGGTCGTCGTCGAGCGCGACGGGCCGGACGTCCGCGCGTACTTCGCCCGCCACGGCATCCGCTTCGTGGAGGTGCGCGGCACGGTCGACGGCGTGCTCCCGCTGCCGGAGCCCGCCCGGAAGACCGACTTCTACTTCAAGTTCCTCCCGGCGGTGGATGGTTCCGGCTTCGACGCCGACCCCGTCCTCGTGCACTGCGAGCGCAATGAGCGGCTGCGCGGGCTGGAGCGGGTCACCGGCGAGGTCGTGCTGCGCGAGTCCCCCTACGCCCCGGTCGCCGACCTGCCCGTCCGTCGTCTCCTCGGCATCACCCTCGGCGAGAAGACCGGCGACCAGCGCGGCCGGGTCGCCGAACGGGTCGACGGGCGGGCCCTGTTGCCGTACATCCACCAGCGGTACGACGACCCGCGCCAGATCCTCGACGCGCCACCGGAGCCTTCACAGGGGAGCGCCCGATGGAGTTGA